The segment aaacttatagaaagagacctttaaaaactttaaaatgtgtgactggcacacgaaaccttaaattagagtgaataaatgaagactcgacgcaccacttttgaaagattgccgacccctgccctagtgTCATAAATACAATATGAGGACAATTGTTTGCTGTGAGATCTTCcagctgttttttctctcttgtttCATTGGCAGCCAGCTTGCCGGGCATGTGGGATCGCACGATAACCATTGGGAGTGCTGGCAAAACCTTCAGCACCACAGGATGGAAGGTGATGGATtctggagtggcaggggaatTTCCCCCACATAAAACCTTTCTGCCCCCTGATTCGTTGTTCCAGTGTAGGACTCTTTCTGAGGGCCAGTCTCCCTGAATCAAACCCATTTTTTCTATTCCTTAAAATTTCTCTGACTGTTGGGGAATCTGTTTGTCTTTAAATTGGACGGATCGGAGGTAACAGGATGCTTTACAAATGGACCTGGTCTTATGCAGAACATAGTGTGAAGAGGCAGTATGTAAATAAAGTGGAGCAGGTGTAAGATACCTGGGAATCTGAAACATAGCCCCCTTCTCTGTGTTGTAACAGGTTGGTTGGACTTTGGGGCCTGATCATCTTCTAAAACACCTCAGAACTGTCCACCAGAACTCCGTGTATCACTGTCCAACAGCAGCTCAGGTAAGGGGCCATGCGCCTGAGAGGCATTGTCTCAGATCAGATGTCTGATGCAAGCCCCAAAGCCCCTCCGGGGAGAGATCTGGTAATTGTCTCCTCCAGACCACAACTGTGCAGAGCCGAGGGGTAAGAGCCCACTCGTACACACCATCCAGGTAAGAAGCTACTTCCCCAAGCAGGTGCAGAACCGGCAAGCTTGCTCAGTTCCTTGGGTGGTATAATAGCCAGGTTAGGACTTTGGAGGAACACCTTTCTCAAGCCTCCTGTCTATAGTTCGGAAGTGGCAAATGAACAGCCAGAGAGGCATTGTCAGCCCAGGTAACAGACAGAAGATGATGCATTATGACCCAGGGTGTCTTCCTCTCAAATCACTTCACAACATGCCTGGAGGGCAGGGGACAGAGTCAAGTGACTCAGGATTGTCAAGTATGCTCTCTGCACAGTATTGGCCGTCtccggagctgggggaggaggtttTCTGTTGTGAGGAATGGGAAGCAAAGATTTTATTGATCTAGGCCTGGTGTTGTTTTAACCCACCTGTTATCTCCTATGCATCTGAACAGAAGCGAAAACCCCACTTCATGGGCTGTCTCTAGAATTTGCAAGTAAGCCTACTGCAAACCTTGAGCATTTTGCTGCTTTTGTCTGGGGAGAGAGGTCCCTCTGATGCTCTGAGCATGCACAGGGGATGCTTTCTGCCTGGGTCTGAGTTCCTCTGTCCATCATCCCCCTCTCTCTCCAGGAAGCACTGGCTCAGGCATTCCAAAGAGAGTTTGACAGCTATGGGAAGCCAGACAGTTATTTTGTCCAGCTGTCTCAGGAGCTGCAGCAGAAGCGGGACTGGCTAGTTCGGAGCCTAGTTGCTGGGGGTATGAAGCCCATTGTCCCTGAGGGCACCTACTTCCTGATGGCAGACTTCTCAGAGTTCAGTAAGTTCATGTGACTGTTTTATCTGCTTCTGACCTGCACATTAGAGGGATGGAGCTCACAGCTTGGAAGTGGGTGTTGCGGAGTCTAGAATAAGATAAAGCCTGGTCCATTTTCTTCACTTTGAGtgtggaagggaaaggaaagacaATGGCAGGTAGTGGTGGGGAATTTGTTGCTTAATGAAGTGATGATCTAGTAGCACTGACTTACATTGGGCACAGCGTGACCATGTGCTATGCCATGTCTCCCACACATCTACAGACTCACCTGTGTGTAGCCTGTGACCACCGCTGCGCGAGGATCTTTCCTGGCCTTGGGATTCTCTTGAGCAGAGACTGATGACTCTGTTAAACTGAAAAAGATAAAATAGCCATATGTGTTTTCACCTGTGACCTAAGCCAGAGTTCGAACCCAAGTCCCTAGAGGGGACACACTACTGTGCTTCCCCACAATGGCATCTGGCGCCATGTGGGTACCTGGCTCAATTGGGAAATCCATCTGTGTCCCATTTGTTCCATCATTCCCCTTGCCCATTCTGCTGTGTGTGTCTTGCAGAAAGTGAAGTACCTGACGTCCCGGACTCTGATGAACCCTATGACTCTCGGTTTATAAAGTGGATGATTATAAACAAGGTAAATGCCTCTATCTCTCTCCAGGGTGCTTGTTTTCTGGGACAGTTTCCCCGTTCTCTTTGCTCCAGTTCGATTTGAGGGAGCTGGATTTTGTGATGGTGGAGCATTGACTTGAAAACATTGGACCTGTTACTTGAGGCTTGCTACCATGGCCCCATCCGGTCAAGTGCACAGCCTTGTAATTCAAATCCTCTTCCTTCTAGTGTCCTGTCTACCAAAGGAGCGCATTAATGGCATCCCCTAGATTAGCCATCTGGTTATATCCCCACCCTCCACCATGTTCCTTCAGAAGTCAGGGTATGATGCCCTCTCTGCAATGTCCTTCTGAACCAGATGATCATCTTGTTACACCCTGATGCTCATCTTGCCAATTGTCTCCGTTAGCATCCTGACACTAGAGGCTGAGCCACCAATGTATCCACCAAGGATACAGGATGCGGGTTGGGGATAATGCCTGGTTTGCTGGGCAGCAAGATCTGTTGAGATGTTTGACTCTGATCTTGACAAGCAAGCAGCTGGAAGTGTGGCTTATGTCTGCTCAGTAACCTGGGGTGTCCAGGAGCAATTAACTTATTGCAGGTATGGGTCTTTTTCTGATCAGAGAGTGGCACACGGCAATGTGCAGAAGCTGAGAAAAAAGTAACCTTGGGTGCaccctctttttcccccactcctcttCACAGGGTTTAGTTGCCATTCCAGTCTCTGCTTTCTACAGCACTCCACACAAGAGGAATTTTGACCATCTCATCCGCTTCTGCTTTGCGAAGGTGAGGCCTCTGGGGCAACATGAAAGAAGGGGAGTGAGTTCAGGCAGTGATCAGGGCTACTGCGGTAAATGAGGCATATGCCAAAAGGGATAAGACTTGGGgcttaaaacacaaaacaataaCCTGGAACCTCAGGTTCAAAGTCTAGCAGGACTGACTCAATTTTTCAGCCCTCAGAGGTAGATAAAATGAAGTCACTGTGAGTGTCTTTCACATGAGATCCTAATCCAGGTTCTGTTCATTCATGGCCACTAAAGATCCCAGTGCACTTTCAATAAGAGTAGAGCTTCACCCCACTGCATCTGGCCAAAATTTCCTCTCATCTTCTATTACTGTTTAGAGATTGATGTGCACTAGTTGCCTGCTGCCCTCTGTCCCGGCAGTGGTTGTATTTCGGTGGTGCTGTATATACGGCATTTgtgatccttcaggatgaaacgGGGGATATAAATCTTACATAACTATTTTATTATTCAGTGTGGAGAGGGCAGGTGTGGGCATGGAGCCTGGTAGGGCTGACAGTCTGGTGTTTGCTCAGGAGGAAGCTACGCTGAAGGCAGCAGAAGACATATTGCAACAATGGAGTCTGGAGAAAACTGGCCAGTGAATGCTTTGGACAGAATATCAGGCAGGCTCGCCTGCACTCTGCCCTGATCTGCTTCTCCTTGATGCAGCCATCATGGCTACAGATTCTTTGCTTACTGTCTTTATTTTAACTCTTTATTGCATCATTGGATTTCAGTCACCTTCTCTATCATGCACATGGGCAAGAGGTTTGTCAGCCCTGGGATCTGGTTCAAAGCTTCTCATTGCTGTCCAGTAGCAAAAAGGTTTTACTGTTCCTTGGACTTTTGAGCCTGTATATACACTGGCAAAAATTTATTTCCTCTTTTTTACTTTCAAAAGCTTCACTGACTTATTCATACTGGGTTCCATGCAGCTAAAACACAAGGCAAAAATGGTTGCTGGGCTCCCTCTCCTGCCCCGTAACATTCTGTATGTTCTAAATAGGCTGGTCCCAGTGTTCCTAAGTCATTCGAGTCCAATGACAGATGAACTTTGACTTTATCAGAACTTTTCCCATTGGTTCCTTCTGTTCCATCACATTGCAGAATGGACTACCAGCTCATCCAGCAAACAGACTGTCCAAGTAGTTAATTTAGTCTACCTTTAAACTCTCCCCTCCATCCTCCTAATAGAACCAGGCCTGTCTGAGCTCTAATTGTCACCTCCTAGCAGAGTATCACCCAAATTATAAAGCAGATACTTCGGGCCTTCAAGAATGATGCGCAGACTCAGCTAGGAAGGGAAGAATTTAAAGTTGCATGGCCTGTCCTCTTTTCCCTGTATACTTTTGGTGCTTTATAGAAATTCAGTAGTAAGGGGAGCTAGCAGAGATTTTGTGTATTTGTGTCCTTCAGATGCTCCCGTGTGGGAACATCTGGATAATTCTTGACAAAATTTAGATAATTAACTCTGATGTGGCATCTTAATTTAAACCTGCATAAGAATGTAAATCTAAATTAATGTAAACTAGCATCTTAAATTGTTTCAAAGCAGAGCATAACTGATCTTTTAATAAGGATTTAGAGTACAAGTGTAAATTACTAAAATGTACATAAAGGAGTAAATATTTGTCTACTTAATACCTCTGTTTTAACATTCTTCATCTGCTCTGGCCATCAATAATATTTTACTTTGAATGTGGAGGGCTGCATTGACACTGCTGGATTACAGATAATGACCACATTCTGCTCTTACACCACTGCACTTCTGCTGAAGCTACGGAGATTGCACCAGAGacagaggctatgtctacactacgcaccATTTAGCGAGGCAGCTGTGCCACTAAAAGGTGCacagtgtagctgctctttgtcGGCTCTCTCGTCAACAAAAAACGTCCCCCCACGATGAGCGGTgttagctttgtcagcaggagagctcccCCCACACAAAGCATTGTTCACATCAGCgctttttgtcagtaaaacttttgttagGTGGGatgtgtgggttgttttttttttccacacccctgaatgacaaaagttttacggATAGAAGTCCAGTGTGGACAAAGTCTGAGAAGAGAATTCACCGTGCTGTCTAGGCCAAGGAAGGATGACCAGCTAACTTAAAACACCTATCACTTTCCTGTATGTTTCAAAGGTGTGAGGATTAAAGGAATTGTCAGATTATTACAATAAAGAAGAACAGGatttaaaattgcattttcttttgcCATCACTGCTGGTTTCTGCATTGCAGCGCTGTGCGCGCGTGGCCCTGCCCTAGAGCCTGGCCGCAGAGTCCATGGCCCTATGGTCACACACGAGCCCCTGGACCTTGGTACTAGTGCTACGCAGGCCCCTTGTTAGCCGGGACACTACTTGGCtgagttcccctcccccccggtgaAGCAGCAGCGCCTGCCCATGCGCGGTCTCCCACCCGCGGGCGGAGCGAAAGGGAACCCGCTGAGCTTGGGGACcggccgggggcggggctggcacgTGGCCGCCCTTCCGGGCCGAGTTCTTGTCCCGCCTCTGCTGTCACGTGACTCATCCCGCGGGCCGTTGGGAAGGGGCATGAGAGGCGGGGCCTTAGGCGTTCCGTCCAATAATAATCCGCGAAGACCGGAAGTGGCGGTGGAAAATGGCGGATGGCGCTCAGCGGCCGCGGGGCCTGCAGGTGGGTTGTGGCGGCGGGAGGTGTGCGCCTTAGCCCGGCTCCCTGCCCGCTCTCCCGCCAGGGAGCCGCGGAGCGACAgcggggtgggatctgagtggGGCCCAGGCGGTGCGTTCCCCGCTGCTCTGGGCGCAGACACGTGTCAGAGCCGCCCTCCCAACTaggagtgtgtctacactgcagagtgaACCTCAGCCTCAGCAGCTCAACCCCGCTCCGTTTGGaatcccactccccaccctccgccgTGCTCCTGTTCACACACACATCTGTCTGACTCGGCTCAGCAAGTCCCGCTGGGGAGCTGAGCCCAGGTCCCAGTGAGACTTggcccaagccctgtcatttggTAGTGTGGACGCAGCTCAAGTGACGGACCCGGGTCAGAAGGTCTGTATAGTGCAGTATGGATGCCTTAGCATGGTTGTCAGACCTGGGTCCAGCAACTGTAATCTCAGATTTACAATGCAGTTAGGGTGCTCAAAGCCAGGGCTTGGAAACACCGGAAGCACAGGTCCCACGTGCCTGGGTTTACAACAATGTGGACATGCCCTGGAAAGGCCAGAAATGAAAGTGTTGTCCCATCTATAATGTGTTTTGTTtgttggggagggaggaagggggtgtaAGTTCAGCTACTCTGTGCAAATCCTTGGATTGGATGCAATACATCATTTTGAAATGGGTATGTTTATATGCCCTGTTTTGCACTAGTACAATGTACCTACCATAAAagttttacactgatgtagcTACATCATGAAAATGGATGCAAATTTCACTAGTGTAGAGGAGCCCTTGAATGCTAGAGTGCACACAACCTAACAAGTAAAGGCCACAATTCTGCTTCTGTAAATGAGGCAGAGAGGGATCGCTGATTCTAGAGGCACCATCACTTCCTTAACCTGTCTCTCCCACTGCCTTGCTTCTTGAGAGAGCTTTACATCTGGATGAATTTTTGTTGTACTGATAACTTTTGTGATCCTTGTTAACCAGTGGATGGAATGCAAATAGTTTACTGCTTATTTtttaggagaaagaaaaaaaggttgaCTGGCGTAAATGGAAACAAGAAAGTAAGGAGACACTTTTTCTACATATTATTTTGTGTATAATTACCAGTGCTTTTAGAAATAAACCTTCAAACATCCATCAAATAGCTTGACTAGCTGGAGGACAGGTTCTTAATGAAATCCAGAGCCCTTTTATTTGTGGGTCATTGATTCAAAGCCAGAGTAGTCTGACTCATGATCAAGAAGTTGCAATCCAAGGACTGGTGTGGTAGCATGTGTGAAGTGACAAGCATGCCCAATTTCTACTGGATGTGTCTTCATGTTACATAAAACTAGCCCTGATTAGCATTTTTGTTGATTGTCTCAGGAAAGAAGACAAACAGTCCTTTCTGCCTTACTATTGATAATGTGGCACTCAGGTGTACAATTTGGATGTCATATTAGATTCCTGTTTTCCTCCTCTGTGTGTCTCTGTCCCCATGCTGTCACCAGATCTTCTCTAGCTGCCCTAACCATAGTAGGTTTTTTAACTTACTTGAATTCTGGTGATAAACCATTACATTATTGTCTCTTCTTATTTAAACCAGATGGTTATTCTCCATTtcagaaaaagaagagaagaaaaaatggaaGGAAATAAAGCTATTgagaaaactggaaaagaaaagaatgcAGGAGGTgatggaaaaacaaaaagaagaagaaaaggcaaAGGAAGACAAAGGTAACAGCCTTGAATTGATGGGAAGGGCTGTGTGTGAGGGTCGGGAGAATCTAGTGTGTGAGGGGCAGATTTTAGTTGCTTGAGATGCATCTCACCTGTATAGGCAGAAAAGGATATCTTATCGCTTAACTTTCATGGTACTGATATAATCCCATACCAGTTCAAATACATAGGTAGGCACTAATTCAGTACAGTGAGTGGTGTATGTGAGACCACTTAATAGACATCTTAAGATGTCTCCTCTAAGTGTCCTCAAGTGTACAGAGTGCAGTTGTGCTCCACCTCTAAGAAGTGGCCACTAAAGAGACCAGCAAAAGTCCTGTTGCTAAATATAGGTTTCATTGTACTCAGTCGCAGTATCCCATAATTCCTCCTCATTGTAGCCTCCCTCCATTCTTGTGCTAAAAAGATGACAGATGTGTATTGGACAGTACAAAATGATGAAGCATTTAGTACTCATGTAGGAAGAATGCAGTAGGCCCTGTTCCTTTTTAAATAGCTAGCCTGTTGCACAATCCTCTGTAAAATTCCTGTGTCCATTGATCAGTTCTCTAGAGTCTAGTTAATACTTCAGATTTGGTGCCCTCTCCTGCTTGCTTTAAAGCCAATGGCAAAAGTCcgattgacttctgtgggaagaGGAGTGGGGCCCTTACTCTGTAAAAGGCACTTTATTGGAGTGCTTTGGAATCTTATCATTTGTACTGTGGATGTCTTGGTACGAATTGGGGCCCCTTTGTACCAGGTGCTGTGAAAACACAGGACAGTCCTTGCCCCGAAACGCTtacaattaaaatgaaagaaCCAAAAGCTAATGCTGTACTTTAGCAACACAAATGGGAGTAGAACTGCCAAGCTCTGGCTCTTCTCCCACTCTTGTTTTCTAGGACGTCATTACACAGTTAGTGTAGCTCTGCCAGGCTCCATCTTGAACAATGCACAGTCTCCAGAGTTGCGGACATACCTTGCTGGGcaaattgccagggcctgtgCCATCTTCTGTGTGGATGAGATTGTGGTGTTCGATGAGCAAGGAGAAGATTCAAGGTAAGGGTGACACGTTGTTTTCCCTGAATAACCTGTCCCTCAGTGTTTCCAGTTTCTGTGTATCTTGTCTCAGGTGAAGGCCAGCAGGAAACAGAGCTGCGGCTTTTCCCTGTCAAATACTTTGTCTGATGAGATCTCCCTAAttactcttcccccccccccttttttttttggtctgtctgTCAGTCAGTCACCAGGGGGGCAGCAGTGGCTATTCCCCAAACAGGAAGACTAATGACTGAAATAAAATAATAGGTTGGATGGTTCTAGAGGGTTGTTAATAACCATTTTGCACTCACCCTACAGAAGTAGCGACCAAAAGTCATCACCTGGTGACTGTTAGGTGGCCTGTGAGATGAATTGGTGGTGTCTGGCTGCTAGCGGACAGGTGTCCAGACTGCATTTGCTTAAACAATTGGCATCTTTGTTTAGTGTCAGCAAAAAAGCCAAAGGACTagatgaacagttccagtctgTGGGAAGATGGCTGTGGAGGCTGACACCTTGCTTTCTATCTTACCATTCAGATGTAGGTTCTTTGTGACTACTAGACCATACAGTAGCTCAGTGCCCAGTTGATAGTTCAAATCAGTGATAAAGGTAAAAATGCACAATGTTGGAGCAAATTTGGACTCTGTATGTAAACCAAGAAATATCCTGGTTCCATAGGACGTTCAAGTCCCATAAGAGCAAGTAGGTTTCATTGTAAACGCTGAAGTGCGTGGATCTCACCAGCATGCAACGAACACACGCTAGACTTACAGGAActtaaagaagagctctgcaagCTTTAAAGCTtgactctcaccaacagaagttggtcacaGACCATCTAGTATCTGATGGCTGCTTTATAATGTAAGATCTTTTCTGACCTGGGTCAGACTTGAATCGCCAACAACAGTGAAGGACTCTATATCCTGAACCACTTTTGTAAAGTTCTGTTTCTAGTTGTATACGTTTTAATGAAATAGGAATGGGATGCGGCCTCATGCAGATCTACTCACTCTAGGGGCTGTATAAATGTCTTGGAAGATCACAGACTGCATCCATTTTCTTTCAGGACTGTGGAAGGGCAGTTTGACGGGATTGGAAAGAAAGGACAGGCCTGCGTGCAGCTGGCTCGGATTCTACAATATTTGGAGTGTCCTCAGTAAGACCAATGTGATAGCTTTGCACACCAAGCAGATTCAGTCTTAGTTTAATACTATAGTTTATTAACATGGAATTGTGAAACACCTGTCAAAGATTGCAGGAGCAGGTGTTGGGTAGTGGTGGGCCAAcatcatttatatatttttttttctattgtatTGTGCTATCTGGAGAGAGATTCTGTTTTGATTCACTTGTTATGCTCACATCTTGAGTCCAGATACACTATTAGCATATTGAAGAATGAGATCTGCATACAGAACAAGGGCTGCTGTGCATTACCAGTGTTGGGATGCAACCATTAGAACTCATGTGAGCCAGAGGAGCAGTAACCTCTGCTTAGAATTCAGACCCAAACTCCCAAGAAATAAGATCTTGGCAACTGAAAGAGCTGCAGGAATGTGTAGGGTGAAAATGATCAGTATTAATCCCCCATTTACATTCTGTAGGAGCCTTAGCTTTCTAGGGTATGTGGTACCACAGGGCTCATTTCCTGATTAAAGCTGGAAATCTCAAATTAAAATGAAGCCTGAAAGAAGCTTGTTACAATTTTGAGACTTGAATCTCTCTGAACAGATACCTGAGAAAATCATTTTTCCCAAAACACGAGGATCTGCAGTTTGCAGGTAAGGATGTGATTATATCCCCTTGACACCTCATTCCCATCCCTAAGGCATAggccttcccttctcccccagttGAAGTAAATAGACATGGGGCTTCTTCCACTCTACATACCTGGGCAGCTTGCTCACCATTCCAGTTTGTGTGGTCCTGGCCTTAGTGTTCTTACGGTCTATGAGGGGCAGTTGCTAAGGTTTTTCCTTGTCCGAGAGTACACGCTTGTGTTCCTCATCATAACTGGGATGGGTCTGTGCCTGTGCGCACATGTGGACCTTTTCATGGTTTTTCAtcagtgtggggagggaatgagggtgggggcagggacaggagaAGCAGGATGAATCCCTTTATAATCTGCCTCCAGGTGCAATCTGTCCTTCAATAgatatctccccctcccccacttttctCTGTACTATTTCAGGACTCCTGAACCCATTGGACAGCCCTCATCATGTGCGGATAGATGAGGAATCAGAATACCGGGAAGGAGTGGTGTTAGCCCGGCCCACCAAGCCAGGAAGAGGCTCCTTTGTTAACTGTGGGATGAGGAAGGTATGGCCTGTTCGCCCCTGAGATACCCAGAGTAAACTCCTTCCACTTATCAGTCACTCCTTTCAAGGTCAAGTACAATCAGACTAGGATGGCAGTAAGCTACCTGTGAGTTTCTTGAAGGGCCTTGTCCCACCGTGGAATGGGACACAGTTTTTAGCTACACATGGTTCCTGAGCCCCATTTTTAATTGTCTCCTCTGATCAGGGTTTCTGTGTTTAATGTTGATAGCACCCTCTGCTGGGGCCTGGTAGACGTGTCGGTGCCTCTTAGCATCCTGCAGTAGGGCAAAATCCTCCAATTACCATTCGCCTGAATTAACAAATTATTATTGTTATCCAGCACATTGAACTGGAAATGTATCATCCACTGCAGCTCTTCTAAGCCAACCAAGTGTCTTGAAGGGCTGTAGGTTTTATAGAGTCCATTCCCCACTATACAGTGTGGAGTCTGAGCAGTCTGCTATGCAGTTAGTGGCGGAACTTGTCGTCTTGGCTGAGAGTGTAGTTTGAGTTCCCAAAAGTGATTTGtttgcgttttttttttttttttttttttttttgcttgtcagCTGTAGCTTTCCTGTGGGTGGGTGTCCTTGCATCTAAAACCCTTGGTGCTTGTGGTCTATTGTAGGAGGTACAGATAGACAGACAGCTAGAGTCTGGTCTTCGAGTCACTGTTCAACTGGACAAGCGGCAGAATCCAGGTAATCCATTGCCATCCTGCCTCTGGACAAGCTAGACGGGTAATACTACCAATGTGATCTGTAGTATAGGCTTAGTCCTGTAGAAGTTAGTCTTCGCACTGAACTCCTTCGGCAATGCCATGTGGCAGACATGATGTCTTTAAACATGTTCAGGAATCATCATACCCAGTTATAGTGAATAACTAGCCCCATGCCCCTCCGTGCAAGCTTAGTTACTCATTTATTCTATTTTAAGGTTTGCGCTGTTTAAAGCTCGTTTTGCATTTAATCAGTGTATAGACTGTGCTGAATAGACTAAACTCTTACCAGTTCCTAATAAATGTAAGGGGAAGAGCTTGTTTATGCGCTACGGAAGAGTGTTGGGAACATGGCACAGGGGGTTGCTGGTTGATTTCCAGCAGAGTCTGGAGAACTGCAGTTTGCTATGCTAACCCACTGGTTTTGTTTTCAGCCAGTAAAACACAGAAGGGCACTGTAGTGTCCTCGAACCATCCACGGACTGTGTCTGGCCTGTACTGGGGTTACAATGTCCGCTTAGCCTCCTGCCTGAGTAAGTTCACACTAAATTCTGTCACCTACCTGCTGGGACGAGGGCAGCAGTAGCCAGATCCACTTTTACTGAGTTCTCTGTCAACATTTACATTCACTTCTACACAGATTCTAGTTGTACTTGCTGCAAACCTTCAGCACAGGCCAGATGCTTGTTTCTTTAACATTCTCTTCCTTTTTCTTGGGGCCCATGTGCTGCC is part of the Gopherus flavomarginatus isolate rGopFla2 chromosome 17, rGopFla2.mat.asm, whole genome shotgun sequence genome and harbors:
- the KYAT1 gene encoding kynurenine--oxoglutarate transaminase 1 isoform X5, with translation MVKMAGGTSVFVPLRPKAAETGKLMSSGDWQLDPAELASRFTERTKAIVLNSPNNPLGKVFTREEMELIADLCVKHDVLCFSDEVYEWLVYDGKEHIRIASLPGMWDRTITIGSAGKTFSTTGWKVGWTLGPDHLLKHLRTVHQNSVYHCPTAAQEALAQAFQREFDSYGKPDSYFVQLSQELQQKRDWLVRSLVAGGMKPIVPEGTYFLMADFSEFKSEVPDVPDSDEPYDSRFIKWMIINKGLVAIPVSAFYSTPHKRNFDHLIRFCFAKEEATLKAAEDILQQWSLEKTGQ
- the SPOUT1 gene encoding putative methyltransferase C9orf114 homolog isoform X1 — translated: MADGAQRPRGLQEKEKKVDWRKWKQEKKEEKKKWKEIKLLRKLEKKRMQEVMEKQKEEEKAKEDKGRHYTVSVALPGSILNNAQSPELRTYLAGQIARACAIFCVDEIVVFDEQGEDSRTVEGQFDGIGKKGQACVQLARILQYLECPQYLRKSFFPKHEDLQFAGLLNPLDSPHHVRIDEESEYREGVVLARPTKPGRGSFVNCGMRKEVQIDRQLESGLRVTVQLDKRQNPASKTQKGTVVSSNHPRTVSGLYWGYNVRLASCLSAVFAECPFKEGYDLSIGTSERGTCVDQATLPSFSHILIVFGGLQGLEAGVDGDPNLESTDPSVLFDLYLNTCPSQGSRTIRTEEAVLISLSALRPCIDEAVRKTRGS
- the SPOUT1 gene encoding putative methyltransferase C9orf114 homolog isoform X3, which translates into the protein MALSGRGACRKRREEKMEGNKAIEKTGKEKNAGGDGKTKRRRKGKGRQRTVEGQFDGIGKKGQACVQLARILQYLECPQYLRKSFFPKHEDLQFAGLLNPLDSPHHVRIDEESEYREGVVLARPTKPGRGSFVNCGMRKEVQIDRQLESGLRVTVQLDKRQNPASKTQKGTVVSSNHPRTVSGLYWGYNVRLASCLSAVFAECPFKEGYDLSIGTSERGTCVDQATLPSFSHILIVFGGLQGLEAGVDGDPNLESTDPSVLFDLYLNTCPSQGSRTIRTEEAVLISLSALRPCIDEAVRKTRGS
- the SPOUT1 gene encoding putative methyltransferase C9orf114 homolog isoform X2, with product MQEVMEKQKEEEKAKEDKGRHYTVSVALPGSILNNAQSPELRTYLAGQIARACAIFCVDEIVVFDEQGEDSRTVEGQFDGIGKKGQACVQLARILQYLECPQYLRKSFFPKHEDLQFAGLLNPLDSPHHVRIDEESEYREGVVLARPTKPGRGSFVNCGMRKEVQIDRQLESGLRVTVQLDKRQNPASKTQKGTVVSSNHPRTVSGLYWGYNVRLASCLSAVFAECPFKEGYDLSIGTSERGTCVDQATLPSFSHILIVFGGLQGLEAGVDGDPNLESTDPSVLFDLYLNTCPSQGSRTIRTEEAVLISLSALRPCIDEAVRKTRGS